One segment of Megachile rotundata isolate GNS110a chromosome 4, iyMegRotu1, whole genome shotgun sequence DNA contains the following:
- the LOC100880869 gene encoding small ribosomal subunit protein uS8A gives MVRMNVLSDALKSINNAEKRGKRQVLLRPCSKVIIKFLTVMMRKGYIGEFEIVDDHRSGKVVVNLSGRLNKCGVISPRFDVPINDIEKWTNNLLPSRQFGYVVLTTSGGIMDHEEARRKHLGGKILGFFF, from the exons ATGGTGCGTATGAACGTTCTTAGCGATGCTCTTAAATCCATTAACAACGCTGAAAAGCGTGGAAAGAGACAGGTGCTCTTGAGACCTTGCTCAAAAgtaatcattaaatttttaactgtAATGATGAGGAAAG gttatattggagaatttgaaattgttgatGATCACCGCAGTGGCAAAGTGGTAGTAAATCTTAGTGGAAGGTTAAACAAATGTGGTGTAATTTCACCTAGGTTTGATGTACCAATTAATGACATTGAAAAATGGACCAATAATCTATTGCCATCTCGACAGTTTGG ATACGTTGTTCTAACCACAAGTGGAGGAATTATGGATCATGAGGAAGCAAGAAGGAAGCATCTTGGAGGAAAAATACTTGGATTTTTcttttaa